Proteins found in one Zea mays cultivar B73 chromosome 1, Zm-B73-REFERENCE-NAM-5.0, whole genome shotgun sequence genomic segment:
- the LOC100279039 gene encoding uncharacterized protein LOC100279039 produces the protein MSCRRPSPSPAPLEPASSALISFPDAALSPRCSAGRRLLPARRFWRHGRRALGRLLHCADPPISLLPLSHGASLHLASARSAISLGALAPTPSSLPGRAPGG, from the coding sequence ATGTCTTGCCGCCGGCCGAGCCCCTCCCCAGCGCCCTTGGAGCCGGCGTCCTCTGCCCTCATCTCATTCCCCGACGCCGCCCTCTCCCCTCGGTGCTCTGCTGGTCGGCGTCTTCTCCCTGCCCGACGTTTctggcgccatggccgccgcgccTTGGGTCGCCTGCTCCACTGCGCCGATCCGCCCATCTCCCTGCTGCCGCTCTCCCATGGCGCGTCCCTGCATCTTGCTTCAGCTCGCTCTGCCATCTCCCTTGGCGCCCTAGCCCCAACGCCGAGCTCCCTACCCGGTCGCGCCCCCGGTGGTTGA